The Blastopirellula marina genomic sequence TACTCGGCGTTAAACCGCATCCAACAACCGACACAGGCCAAGGAAATTCGTCGGCAGCTCTTGCTGTTTTACGGCGGAACGACCCACGCCCAACAAATCCGCGCAGCGACACAGTCCAAAAGCAACCCTTGAGAGGCACCCTTGATATGCGACACAAGACGACGCCCAAGACGGGCATCTTCTATTGCCTGGTACTGCTGGTAGCAGTGTTTACGGTTCAGCTCTGGGCCCAAGATTCGTCGGCTCCGGCACCTCCTTCGCCGGACACGCTGACACTCGACAGCAACAACAGTGCAACCACCGCGCCCCGGGCCGACTACGAAGAGAAAACGCTTCTCGACACGCTGATGGATGGTGGTACGGTCGGTGTGCTGATCGGCCTCTTGTCGATGGTCGCGATCGGCTTCATCGTCGAACACTTCCTCACCATCCGCAAAAGCGTGCTGCTGCCGGAAGGGGTTGCCTATGAACTGGAAGAGATGATCGCCCAAGGACGCGTCGACGAAGCGTTGGAAGTTTGTAAGAACCCCGAGTATCAATCGCTGTTAACCTACGTGGTGCAGGCCGGTCTCGAACGTTTCCGTGGAGCTGAGTTCGGTTTTGCCGAATACAAAGCAGCCGTCGAAGAAGCGGGCGAAGATCAAACGGCCAAGCTGTATCGCAAGACCGAAGTACTTGGTCTGATCGGTTCGATCGCTCCAATGCTCGGGCTCACCGGTACGGTGCTCGGTATGATCAAGGCCTTCAATACGATCGCCTCAAGTGGCGGGGCTCCCAAGCCCGAAGATCTGGCCGGTTCGATTGGTCAGGCCCTGGTTACAACGCTGCTAGGGCTGGTTGTGGCTATTCCAGCGATGGTGGCTTACAGCTACTTCGGCAACCGCATCGATTCGCTGGTCGCGGAAGTTGGCAAGCGTGTGGAACAAATCCTGACCCCGCTAGGTCGTCGCCGGTAATCGCTGGGAGAGAATGACATGAAGCTCTCTAAGAAGCGAGTGCGACACACCAAGGGGATGGACATCACGCCGATGATCGACATCGTCTTCTTGCTGTTGATCTTCTTCATCACCGTCAGCCAGGTCTCGGAAACAAACCGCGAGAAACTGGAACTGCCGGAACTGAAGGGGGCGCAGGATCAGAAGAAGACCTCCCTGGTCGTCAACATCAACAAGGCCGGCGAAATCATCGTAGCCGGCAATCAGCTGCAACTTGCCGACGTGGCGTTTTTAGTCGGCAAAGAACTCGAAACCAACGGGGGCGATCCGGGGCTGGTTACCGTGGTGGTTCGCATCGACCACAACGCAACCTGCCAGGTTCCTAATGCCTTGGTCAAACAACTGGCCGGCCAGGGGATCTCGAAAGTTCGTCTCGCCGTTCAGGTACCCAACTAAACCATGAAACTTTCCAGCCATAAACGTACGCATAAACGCCAGATCACGCTGGACATGACCAGCATGATCGATGTCGTGTTTCTGCTGCTGATCTTCTTCATCGTTACGGCCAGCTTCACGAAAACCGAACGCGACCTGGATGCGATCACCAAGGTGAACGAGAAGTCGAGCAGCGCGGCCAAGACCGACCTGGAACCGGCCATCGTCCAGCTGGCCGAAGTCGATGGAAGTTGGGTCTATCAGATCGGCTCGAACAACATGAGCACCTTTGCCGAGCTGCAGGAAGTGCTCGACAAGTTTCCCAACAAAGCCGATGGCGCATTCGTCCGAGCCCCCGATGCGGCTCCTTACGGCATGGCCGCGTCGGCCATTCAAGCTTGCAAGAATGCCGATTTCCCCGGCGTATCGTACGTTCCGTTAACTCAATAAAAGAAGCCCTGCTCTCTCGTGCCTGCCGCGCTGACATGGCGAATCGCATTTGCACTTCTTGGCTGTTTCACGGCCGCCGGAACGTGCCTTGTTCCGCTGCGCATCGCCCACGCTCAGAACGAGGTCGTCAACGACAAGCGATCTCCACAACAGATGATCGAAGAGTACCGCCGCGTCGACAGCTATCTGGGCAAGTTCAATTTGCCAGACCAGCGACTGCTGTTGATCGAGCGTTACCTGAAGCATGCCCTACCGGCCGAAGAGCAGGAGGAACTACTCGATCAAGGCTCGCAGTTGTACGCGACGCAGCTGATGCTTTACGCCGACGATCCGGTTCGATCGAAGCATTATTTGCAAAAGGTTCAGAAATTTCTCGCCGACCACCCCAGTGCCGATACGCCAGCCATTCAGGTGATGCTGCTGCAAGCCGATTACAACCGCGGCGAGGCCGCCGTCACACGATGGCTCAACGATCCGGCCGATAAAGAGTCGCTCGCCGAAGCCAACAGCGTCTTTCAGAGGATTGCTCCGAAGCTGATCGACTATCACAAGTCGATTCAGAAACGCATTGAAGAACAGTGGGGCGTCATCGACCGCATGCCTTCTGGTTCCGGCAGAGAGTCGCGCGAGAAAGTCGTGCGGGAACTGGAAGGGGTCGTCGGACGCGCCGCGTTCTTCGGTGCCTGGTCGAACTATTACCTTTCGCTCGTCGAAGGCACCAAGGGACCGTCGAAGTACTCGAAGGTCGCCATCGATCTCTTTCGCGGATTACTCGACCTGAAGATCGACCCGAAATCAACAACTTCCTGGCATGAAGCGGCCGATCCGAATCGAATGGGGCTGGAACAGGAATGGCGAGCTCGGGCCTTGATCGGCCTGGCCATGTCCGAGATCCTAGATGGCAACGTACAGGATGGCCAGCGCTGCTTCACCTTGCTGGAAGCTGGCCCCACAAGTGCCGAGATCGCTGATCAATCCGAATATTGGTACTGCCGCGGACTGATCAATGCCGGCAAGCTCGACGAGGCGGCCGACTTCGCCAAGATGACCATTGAAAATTTTCAGGGGAGTTCGTCCCCCGGTAAGACGAGCCTATGCGTGCTGTTGGCCGACACCGGACTGCGGGAAGGTGCCGACGCTCCTAAGATCCGCGACATGGGAATCCAGGGATTGATCGGCCTGGCAAAGCTAGGTCATCACTCGGCGGCCATCCAGCTAGTCGAGAAGTACGGCATCGATCTGGAAAACTCGCAAGGCTTCTACATGATGTGGCTCGTCGGCCAGCAAAAATTCGCCGATGCCGAGAAATCCAAGTCGGACGATGACTATCGCACCGCCCAGACCCAGCTTCGCGATGCCCTAGCGGCACCGGAAGCGAAGAAGGACCTTCTTTCGGCCAGTGAATGTCGATACACGCTCGGCTGGTGCAGCTACCGTCTGGAAGAGCACGCCGAAGCCGGCATGAACTTTCAGGACGCCGTGGCGGGTCTTAAAGGACCTAACCCCGGCAAGGCAGCCGAAGCGGCCTGGATGGCGTTTGTCTCGTACCAGGCACTCGCCAAAGAAGAGCCTCGTTACGGGCTGCGTGCCATCGAAGTGCTGGAAGACTTGAAGCGAGACTTTCCCAATCACCAGTACGCGCAGAAGGCCGACTACTTCATCGCCAAATTGCAACAGTCTCGCGGCTCGATGACCTCGTCGATCCGGCAGTTGCAAAGCATCAGTCCGAGCGATCCGAACTATTGGTCGGCCAAGTTCGACTTGTGCAATCTGCTGCGGCAGCAAGTCGATCAGGCCTCGTCCGAAGATGAAAAGAAAGAACTGGCCGGACAACTCAAAAAGGTCGCCGACGATCTGCAGACGCGATTGAACCAGGATTCCGCTCCAGAAGATCGCGTCTCCGGCGTGGTACGCTGCCTGTTGAACGTTTCCGATCTAGCACGCAAAGACATCTTACCTTCCAGCGATTTCACTAAGTACGTCGGCCAGGCGAAGTCTCTGGTCACTTCTCTGCCGCCGGAAGACCGGGCCTGGGTCGATTACCACTACCAGGCGCTCATGCTGGCCCGCATGCAGAAGAACGATAGCGCGGTCGCCACGCATGCCGACTGGCTCCTCAAGAATGCCAAGGGGACCCCATACGAACAGTCGGCGCTGATTGTCAGAGCCCTGGAAATCGACCAGCTGGTCGCGGCCTCGAACGCTCCGGACATGGCGTTATGGGAAGAAGGATTCGATATTTACAGCCGGCTGGCAAAACACCTCGGAGCGACTTCCGCGATCGTTCAGCAGAACAAGAACGCCAAAGTGGCCTGCTCGAAGGCAGCCGATTTTGCCGAGAAACTTAATCGCTGGTCCGAAGCAGCGACCTACCTGCGTGTGCTGGTCGCGGCCTATCCGAAAGAGCAAGAGTACCTGCAAAGACTAGGAAGAGTCGAGTTCACGCTGCAGAACTACGCCGGGGCCCTTGGGCATTGGCGAACCTTGCTGGTGGGGCTCAAAAAGGGGGACGAAGCCTGGTTCGAGGCCAAGTACTACCAACTGGCCTGCCTGCAGCAAACCGACCGCGATCAAGCCAAAACGGTCCTGGAGCAGTTTGAATTACTGCACCCAGATTGGGGTTTGCCCCCGTGGCGCGATAAAATAAAGACACTCGCCCAGCAGATCTCCAGATCTGACGGGTCGTAACCTGCCAGTAATTCCCGAACACATTCAGTGGAATGCCTCAAGGATCGTCTCCACACTCTGCCGACCCCAACCAATCGCAGCGAATTGATGAATTCGTTCGCGAGGCCGAGGCTTTTCTTGCTTCGCGCGGCGGTGGCCACGATCCGACCGTCCTGCCGGCACTTGCCTATCAGTTCGGTCTCTCGCGGGAAGAGTACCAGCAGGCGATGCACATCCTGTACACGGCCCCTGCCCCCCATGCTCAGGCTCCACCTCCGGTGCCACCCAAGGCAGAGCCTGCCAAGAAAGAGCCTGATCCGCCAGCTTCCCCCTCGCCGGTAACCTATCCGGCAGAGGTTCTAGGGGACGAAGCGGAAGAGGCCAACGAGGATGAACCTCTCATCCAGTCGGAAGTAGTTGCCGAGGATGATCTCAACTACCCCGGCGTACGTCCGCAAGACCTTTACGCGTTTACCCGTCAGGCACGGCTCATCCTGGCAGATGCCCGTGGCTGGTCGGAACAGGCATTGGCCCGAATCAACTTCCTGGCCGATCAGTTTCTGATTCCGCACGACATCCGCGGTAATCTGTACCGTCGACTCGACGATACCAACTTCAATCCGCAGCCTACGTCGTCGGATTCCCCTGCCATCGATCCCATGCAGGTATTCGAGGCGCAGTTGGCACCCGACGCAGCAGATGGCCCCACCCAAGAGGAAATCGAGGCCGCCGAGCGTGAGAAGGCCGAGAAAAAGAAGCGGCAATCTCCCACCAAGCTTTACAAGATCTATCTTCGAAAAGCGATGGAGGCGATGCCCGCCAAGCGCGTGAATGAGCGGCGCGAGCAAAAGCTCATTCTCGAGGGCACCTCCAAGCTTGGCTTGGGCGAAGCCCTCGCACGCGACCTGCTTCTGGAAGTGGCCAAAGAAAAGGGATACGTGATCGCCTCGGAAGAGGAGAAGCCGGAAGAACGGGACGAGAAACAAGCCAAAGCGGAACAGATCACCACCTTCCAGCAGCGAGCCGCCACCATCATCGCCGGCCAAGGAGGAGTCAACTCGCTGACCCGCATCATGATCGCCCAGGTAGCGACCGACCTGGGACTTTCCGACAAAGATCGCGACGCCGCGCTCGCTTCCATCCAGAAGCAAAGCGAAAAGAACCAGACAGACACGCGCCAACAACAGCGTGCCGATTCGTTCCGCCAGTTCGCCCGGGAACGACTCGACAACATGAGCCACGGCATTGTCATCGCCACCTTGGCACAGCAGCTCGTGCAGATCGGCGTCGACATGCACGGCATCCATGAAGACCTGGCCTGGAGCACCCTCCGCGAAGTTCTGCAGGAAGAAGACCTGCGACTGGTGACCGTGCAGCAGGCCGAGTCCCATATCAATTCGCTGGTCGATGAATTGATGCGGGAGCAAGGCTTCCTTTCGATTCAAAATCGCCAACGCTTGATCGCCGAAGGAGAGCAGTGGGGACTCGAACACGCTCACTGCCAGCAGCTGATCGAAGACCGCGTCGTTGACTATACCCGCAAGCAAAACCGGGGGCAGCGTCAGGTTGCCCTGATCTTCGGAGCGTTTTTTGCTCTGCTCATCTTCGGCGGCGGCTATATCATCTACCTCGGATCGATCCCCCCCAAGGGCTCGCCGACGGCGCATAACTCTCTGGGCAAAACGGCGACCGATCTCACCGACCCCGACCTAACCTCCCCTGAGGAAATCGACGAGCCCGAAGAACTCGTCTGGCAGCGGCAACCGTGGTGGGGTGAATCGCTGTCACTCAGTCTTTTAAAAATCTACCAGAACGAGATCTCGCTCCAACCGCGTCTGACGGCGATCTGCACCGATGACGACAAGCGGCGTAGTTCGGCTTATCGCGCGTTGCTGCCCCAACTGGTAGCGACCTCGGTGGCCGATGCAGGAGAATCACGTAATGCCATCCGGGAAGCCGTCGCAGGGCTCGTTCACGACGAACCGAGCACGGCAGCGGTTGAAACCATCGCTCAAACACTGACCGAAGGCGTTTCGTTGAAAGACGCTCCCATTTCGGCGGCGACACCGTTGTCGCAGATGTTGGAGAAGGCCTATCTCAGCGTTAAAGCTGCCCAACAACCAGGCTTGCCGGAAGAACGTCGCGATTTATTCCTGAACGAGCTAGAACAGCAGTTGGGCATCACCTACTCAGGCTCCGCCGATCCTGTCGAACTCACCATGAGCGAGATGATTCGCGAGCAGTATCGCAAGATTCGCGATCTTTCCGCCAACGATCCCAACGCGGCGTCACGGTTGCATGCCGATCTTTCCAAGATGGCTCAAAGCTACCTGCCAGCCGACCAGGTGATCGCCAAAGACAGCCTTCTGATTGCCGATATCGCCGGGCGCATGACCGAGAACTGGGCGACCTATCAGCCGGTCGTCCAGCGTGTGATCAGCTCAGAGAAGGCCGATCGTTTGCTGCCAATCTTGGATGCCTTCGAGCAAGGTCTGAAGAGCGATGCCGTTCAACAGGAAATTGCCCGCATGCTGTCGCGGCGGATCGGTCGAGGATTGGATGCCGACGATCCGATTCAATCGGCTGCGATTGTACGAACCGAATTGGGACTCGATGCGGTCGTCGTTCGCGACGGAGAAATGTACCGCATGTTCACCCGGCGGTCGTCTGCATTCGATTGGCAACCACCGGCCGATATCGCCGCCGATGAACTTGCCCGGCAGGTCACCGAATTGAGCTTTCTGTCGGTGCTGGGTCATGCGGCCAGCCAGGCAGACATGGGACAGCGTATCTTTGAAGAGGTCCTCAAGAAGGGCCCCCCGGTCTATGATGGAGGCGCGGCCAGCAGCACGACATCCAATACGGCATCCACGAAGTCCCTTGCAGCACTCTCCAAGATCGAATCGCTCGTCGAACGATTGCATCGAGCCAGCAATCCCCTGGGCCGCATTGATACCTACCGCGAGCTATGTGCGGTGGCAGGCGATGTCGAGGATGTCGACTACGCCACGGCTTCGCAGCTGGCTGAATACCTTCTCGCCCCCAAGCCGCGGGCCGAGCAAAGCCAGATTCAAAGCGGGATCCGAGCGTTCTCGCATTGGACCAACATCAAGCTGGCCGTCGCCGACCAGGTACACACGGCTCGTCGGGCGGCGGATGACATGGCCGAAATCGTCAGCGGTTTGCTCGGCGAGACTGTCGTCGTCAACAACGTGCGAACTGCACGAGACGAACTGCAACAGCGTCTGCTGCGAAGCGGGCTCGAAGGCCTTGGCAGTCAGTCTTCCCAGTCGGGAGAGCTTTCGCCGCAAATGGCCAATGACATGGCCACGTTCCTGGCCGATCACTATCGTCAGCACGCGCGGCTGAGTGGCATTTCCCCCGATCAACTGGGAAGCTCGGAACTGCCTGACGCGATCGTTTCGCAGTTGATTGATATCGAAAGAGCGAGTCTTGAGCAAATGCCCCTCACCGACGCCGAGGCGGCCAAGTTGCAGGACATCACTCGCCGCGAGATCGCTCTGAATTACCTCAGCAATTCTCCGATCGCTTCGATGGTCGCCAGGCAGCGGGTATGGCTGCGGCTGCTGACTATGCGGCTAGGCAAAGAGCGGCCACAGTTTCAGGGGCAGCTGGCACAGATCGTCGACAAGCTCGAACAACAAGATGCCACGTCAACGAGCGTAATCCTGCAGCTACGCAGTGGCGAACTGGCCCTGGTCAAAGTCTGGGAACTGACGGGAGGCTCGGCATGATGATCCTCCGAACCGGTATAAGATCCTGGCTGATGCTATCAGCCCTCTTGCTTTTCACCACCGATGCCCTGGGTGCGGTGGTCTACATCAAAGGACAAAAGGAACCCGTCGCAGGCTTTGTCGAATCGGCCGACGATATGAGCATTCGACTGCGAATCGTTACACCGGAAGGTGAAGAGCTCAACCGCCAGATCCTCCGCAGCGAGATCGATCTGCTTTTGCAGCCAGTCAGTCCCAGCCGCTTGAGTCAACTCTCGCCCGACAATCCCAAGGCTTACCGCGAGTATGCCGAAGAACTGGTCGAAAAGCAAACCGACCCAGAAGCGGTGGAAACGGCCAAGCGGCTATTCATGATCGCTGCGCATCTCGATCCACAAAACGAAGGACGAAGCGCACTGCTGGGAATGACGCCGCTGATGAACGACTCGCAAGGGGTCAAACAGCTTCGCGCGATGGCCTACCTGATTGATCCTTCGCATGACGCCTCGCTGCTGGAAGGGAAGCAGCAGGAAGTCACCACGGGAGCGGCACTCGACGAGGCAGTTCGCCAGGAAGTGACGAAGGTCTTGCATCTATTGCGCCGCGGCGAACGCGCCGATGCACGTCAGCAACTTAACCGCGAAGAGATCCGCAGCGCCATGCGGCAAGGGACAAGCAAGATTACCCTGGACGAATGCCTGGCCCTGGCCCAGGGTAATTGCCCTGGCTGCGAACAAGGAAAAATCCCAACCTACATGCTACAGAAACTGGTCGCGGCCGAACTGGAACTGAGCACCAGCCAGGTGGCAAGCGAGGTGCGCCCTCAGTGGGGCTTCTTCCTGGACAGCACCTTTCAAAAGCCACTGCCTGTCTTGTCGCTGGCCAAGGCAATCGGCTTCGATCCTCGGCAATGCGTTTACCGCAACGGCGCGTGGGTAGAACCAACGAAGTAGTCGTTGGTTCCTGAATTAGAGCGTTTCCATGAGAGTTGTAGCGTCACTGGCGTAGGCGAGGCGACCGAAGCAGGCGAATCCACGAGATTCGTCGATGCAGGTCAACGAAGTCCAGCGTAGTCGCAGCCAGCCAGAACGCTACAGATCGAATGGAGCCGCTCTAGAACTTCGCGGCACCCATGCTACGGTGCGATGAATTCGTCGCTGAATCGACGGACGAACGCAGGATCGATTTCCGATCCTTCCTCTTCACCAAAGTAATAGACATTCGAGTCAGAGATATGGCGGTCGGCCACATGGGCAAACAGGTAGGCGGCCGCCGCGGCGCGAATGTTATCGACCATGTCTTCCCACTTGGTTTCGCCGCGCTTCTCCTCCAGGATTTTCATCAGGTGAATGCCAAACTTGGTTTGAATTGGTCCGACAAGTTCACCCACCGGGCGGGCAAACGTGGCTTCATGAATCCGCGGATCGAGAGGACCGCTATGCTGGATCCAGCCCATGTCCCCGCCATCGGCGGCACTAGGTGCTTGGGAATACTGCTTGACCGCGTCCTCGAACGAGATCTCCCCTTGCTGGATTCGATCGCGCAGAAAGACCGCTTCGCGGAAAGCAACATCCCAATCGAACTTCTCAAAGTCTTCCGGATTACCGAAATAGACTTGCGAAACGCGCCGGGTCGTCCCGTCGAATCGTTCGTAGTTCCGTTCGTAGTAGCGACGCAGATTCGCCTCGGTCAGGTAACTTTCCAAGTAACGCATCCAGGCGATCTTCCACGCCAGGTTGCGTCGCAGCATGGCCTGATCGACCTTGCCGGTCGCGAGGAACTCGTCGAGGGACTGCCCCCGTGCCGCGAGAGACTGCTTGACCTCGGAAACAGCCAAGTCGATCTCTTGTTCCGATGCGCGGAACTCGGTCGTTTGCAGGTAGGAAAGGATCACTTGTCGACGTACCAGCTGCGACATCACCGTCGAGCGATACACCTGTAGCGAGGCCTCCGGCAGATCATCGAATACGTTCAGGCGCTGCAGGTAGCGTTCGATCTCTACGTCGTAAATCGGCACGTCGTCTACACTGGCCACAACCATCGCCCCGGTCGCGGGATGGATGAGGGTTTCTTCTGGCAAGTAAGGGCCTAGCGTAGACTCGAGATCGCTCGACAGGCTCCATTCGTTCGCAGCTTCCGGCAAAACGATCAAGCAGATCATCACCAGAATGAACGTCGGCGATCCGATCCAGGGTTTTGACGACATGGCTTGCTCTCAATTCTTTCGGTTTCCAGAACCGTACGTGGGGGACGCCCCGCCTGTATGGCTTCCCGCGAAACTACGGCAATGGAATATCGGTCAGCTCAAACGATACCGGCAGCGAAATAATCGAAGCCGGAGATCGATACACGAATTGGAAATCGCCTACTTCTCGTTCCAGGACAAACTTGTAAGACATGCCGACGGTATCGACGTCGCGGTAGGTTTCTTCAAACCCGGCGATATCGATACGTTCCCCGTCGGGGCCCTGCAAATATGCTTCGTTGTTGTAGACCCAGCCACGATGCGATTCGAGCGCGCCTTGCTCGTTCAACAATCGCAGCAGGATGCTTGCCTCCCAAATGTCGCCGTTGCGTCGGAATGCTTCCAACACAACTTCAATCGTGCCGCGCGTGTCCTTCACGTTCCGCGCGGTCTCTAACTTGTCGAACGTGAACGTTTCGATGCGGCCGGGCATCAACGCCACCATGTCCCCTTTAAGCTTGGCGATCTTCTGCGAATCTCGCTTAACGCCAGACAGGGGCAGTTGAATGTCGACGGCCGAAACGCCTTGCAAGACTTCCGTATCGAGCGAACCCATCTGTTCATCCGCAATCAGGCTCTTGCCGTTTTCGTCTTCGATCTTCAATTGATCCAGCGGTAACTTGATGACAATCGGTTCGACGCGAGGTTCCCAGGCAACC encodes the following:
- a CDS encoding ExbD/TolR family protein, yielding MKLSSHKRTHKRQITLDMTSMIDVVFLLLIFFIVTASFTKTERDLDAITKVNEKSSSAAKTDLEPAIVQLAEVDGSWVYQIGSNNMSTFAELQEVLDKFPNKADGAFVRAPDAAPYGMAASAIQACKNADFPGVSYVPLTQ
- a CDS encoding ExbD/TolR family protein translates to MKLSKKRVRHTKGMDITPMIDIVFLLLIFFITVSQVSETNREKLELPELKGAQDQKKTSLVVNINKAGEIIVAGNQLQLADVAFLVGKELETNGGDPGLVTVVVRIDHNATCQVPNALVKQLAGQGISKVRLAVQVPN
- a CDS encoding tetratricopeptide repeat protein, whose amino-acid sequence is MPAALTWRIAFALLGCFTAAGTCLVPLRIAHAQNEVVNDKRSPQQMIEEYRRVDSYLGKFNLPDQRLLLIERYLKHALPAEEQEELLDQGSQLYATQLMLYADDPVRSKHYLQKVQKFLADHPSADTPAIQVMLLQADYNRGEAAVTRWLNDPADKESLAEANSVFQRIAPKLIDYHKSIQKRIEEQWGVIDRMPSGSGRESREKVVRELEGVVGRAAFFGAWSNYYLSLVEGTKGPSKYSKVAIDLFRGLLDLKIDPKSTTSWHEAADPNRMGLEQEWRARALIGLAMSEILDGNVQDGQRCFTLLEAGPTSAEIADQSEYWYCRGLINAGKLDEAADFAKMTIENFQGSSSPGKTSLCVLLADTGLREGADAPKIRDMGIQGLIGLAKLGHHSAAIQLVEKYGIDLENSQGFYMMWLVGQQKFADAEKSKSDDDYRTAQTQLRDALAAPEAKKDLLSASECRYTLGWCSYRLEEHAEAGMNFQDAVAGLKGPNPGKAAEAAWMAFVSYQALAKEEPRYGLRAIEVLEDLKRDFPNHQYAQKADYFIAKLQQSRGSMTSSIRQLQSISPSDPNYWSAKFDLCNLLRQQVDQASSEDEKKELAGQLKKVADDLQTRLNQDSAPEDRVSGVVRCLLNVSDLARKDILPSSDFTKYVGQAKSLVTSLPPEDRAWVDYHYQALMLARMQKNDSAVATHADWLLKNAKGTPYEQSALIVRALEIDQLVAASNAPDMALWEEGFDIYSRLAKHLGATSAIVQQNKNAKVACSKAADFAEKLNRWSEAATYLRVLVAAYPKEQEYLQRLGRVEFTLQNYAGALGHWRTLLVGLKKGDEAWFEAKYYQLACLQQTDRDQAKTVLEQFELLHPDWGLPPWRDKIKTLAQQISRSDGS
- a CDS encoding peptidylprolyl isomerase, whose translation is MSSKPWIGSPTFILVMICLIVLPEAANEWSLSSDLESTLGPYLPEETLIHPATGAMVVASVDDVPIYDVEIERYLQRLNVFDDLPEASLQVYRSTVMSQLVRRQVILSYLQTTEFRASEQEIDLAVSEVKQSLAARGQSLDEFLATGKVDQAMLRRNLAWKIAWMRYLESYLTEANLRRYYERNYERFDGTTRRVSQVYFGNPEDFEKFDWDVAFREAVFLRDRIQQGEISFEDAVKQYSQAPSAADGGDMGWIQHSGPLDPRIHEATFARPVGELVGPIQTKFGIHLMKILEEKRGETKWEDMVDNIRAAAAAYLFAHVADRHISDSNVYYFGEEEGSEIDPAFVRRFSDEFIAP
- a CDS encoding MotA/TolQ/ExbB proton channel family protein translates to MRHKTTPKTGIFYCLVLLVAVFTVQLWAQDSSAPAPPSPDTLTLDSNNSATTAPRADYEEKTLLDTLMDGGTVGVLIGLLSMVAIGFIVEHFLTIRKSVLLPEGVAYELEEMIAQGRVDEALEVCKNPEYQSLLTYVVQAGLERFRGAEFGFAEYKAAVEEAGEDQTAKLYRKTEVLGLIGSIAPMLGLTGTVLGMIKAFNTIASSGGAPKPEDLAGSIGQALVTTLLGLVVAIPAMVAYSYFGNRIDSLVAEVGKRVEQILTPLGRRR